The following proteins come from a genomic window of Achromobacter deleyi:
- a CDS encoding TonB-dependent receptor, whose amino-acid sequence MSRPFPLSPLARAGLLSAAAISAPAAAAEAPQLPAIQVSAERPADDGRPQPLGATPAPATIDHAVTQPVTVIERQDIERLNTDSTLDLLGRVPNATVSRSGGIAGTIFLRGLNTNDMRVPMFIDGDRFRGRNTLQFMLISPTEIEQVEVVRGPNSSRFGSDGLGGLINFVTKRGHGNLEQPFSLNGGEASVTYRSNGHGVQSNVAVEGAGDGFDLRVYATGRRASNYDSATGEVPNSDYRGAGGGIVLGYMPDARQRIEASARVAYVKDGAAGTVPPYPAASSRRDPNRVKQARLAYSGEFDGAISALKASVYVNEFDTWMSARNQTNPARLVETRSHVVGPVVYGGSVAATVPWAQTTTTFGLDFTHERRPGSESRSDITVYRPNGTSTTTSTPYAKTGPNQYQTNVGAFVTTEWKPAPKWTVTAGGRFDWFRSDVGLDALPSPNLLPAFRAAQDSKQTATTGSLGLSYRATEVVELLGSVGTSFRMPWTSEMFSAGYTGTSYTIPNPELKPERGTTVEAGTRLHFDTATVGLTAFRSDYRDFLENATTTYLGLPATQRRNVGKVRIQGVETDWRWQLTRTVNLYGNASYLHATNRNTERPLASIAPLSGIVGLQYVGASEAYALSGEVQWAKGQSRYDARTEYPAAGYGVVNLYAQLQLDRLGLPQLGNTQVVLGVNNLFDRAYRTAATSSNVAYAMTDLNPLLEPGRSFSLTLRTRF is encoded by the coding sequence ATGTCACGTCCTTTCCCTCTTTCGCCCCTTGCCCGCGCCGGTCTGCTGAGCGCCGCGGCCATCAGCGCGCCGGCGGCCGCCGCCGAGGCGCCGCAACTGCCGGCCATCCAGGTCAGCGCGGAACGTCCGGCCGACGACGGCCGCCCGCAGCCGCTGGGCGCCACGCCCGCGCCCGCCACCATCGACCACGCGGTGACGCAGCCGGTCACCGTGATCGAGCGCCAGGACATCGAGCGTCTCAACACCGACAGCACGCTCGACCTGCTGGGCCGCGTGCCCAACGCCACCGTCAGCCGCAGCGGCGGCATCGCCGGCACGATCTTCCTGCGCGGCCTGAACACCAACGACATGCGGGTGCCGATGTTCATCGACGGCGACCGCTTCCGCGGCCGCAACACGCTGCAGTTCATGCTGATCAGCCCGACCGAGATCGAACAGGTCGAGGTGGTGCGCGGCCCGAATTCGTCGCGCTTCGGCAGCGACGGCCTGGGCGGCCTGATCAACTTCGTCACCAAGCGCGGCCATGGCAACCTGGAGCAGCCGTTCAGCCTGAACGGCGGCGAGGCCTCGGTCACCTATCGCAGCAACGGCCACGGCGTGCAGAGCAACGTGGCGGTGGAAGGCGCGGGCGACGGCTTCGACCTGCGCGTCTACGCCACCGGCCGCCGCGCCAGCAACTACGACAGCGCCACGGGCGAGGTGCCCAACAGCGACTACCGCGGCGCCGGCGGCGGCATCGTGCTGGGCTACATGCCCGACGCCCGCCAGCGCATCGAGGCCAGCGCGCGCGTGGCCTACGTCAAGGACGGCGCCGCCGGCACCGTGCCGCCCTATCCCGCCGCCAGCAGCCGCCGCGACCCCAATCGCGTCAAGCAGGCCCGGCTGGCCTACAGCGGCGAATTCGACGGCGCCATCAGCGCGCTCAAGGCCAGCGTCTACGTCAACGAGTTCGATACCTGGATGTCGGCGCGCAACCAGACCAACCCGGCGCGCCTGGTCGAGACCCGCAGCCACGTGGTCGGCCCGGTGGTCTATGGCGGCAGCGTGGCCGCGACGGTGCCGTGGGCGCAGACCACCACCACCTTCGGCCTGGACTTCACGCACGAACGCCGTCCGGGCTCGGAAAGCCGCAGCGACATCACCGTGTACCGGCCCAACGGCACCTCGACCACCACCAGCACCCCCTACGCCAAGACCGGTCCCAACCAGTACCAGACCAACGTCGGCGCGTTCGTGACGACGGAATGGAAGCCGGCGCCCAAGTGGACGGTGACCGCCGGCGGCCGCTTCGACTGGTTCCGCTCGGACGTGGGCCTGGATGCGCTGCCGTCGCCCAACCTGCTGCCGGCCTTCCGCGCCGCGCAGGACAGCAAGCAGACCGCCACCACCGGCAGCCTGGGCCTGTCGTATCGCGCCACCGAGGTGGTTGAGCTGCTGGGCAGCGTGGGCACCTCGTTCCGCATGCCGTGGACGTCCGAGATGTTCAGCGCCGGCTATACCGGCACCAGCTACACCATCCCCAACCCCGAGCTGAAGCCCGAGCGCGGCACCACCGTCGAGGCTGGCACCCGCCTGCACTTCGACACCGCCACCGTCGGCCTGACCGCCTTCCGCAGCGACTACCGCGACTTCCTGGAGAACGCCACCACGACCTACCTGGGCCTGCCCGCGACCCAGCGCCGCAACGTCGGCAAGGTGCGCATCCAGGGGGTGGAGACCGATTGGCGCTGGCAGCTGACGCGCACCGTCAACCTGTACGGCAACGCCAGCTACCTGCACGCCACCAATCGCAACACCGAGCGGCCGCTGGCATCCATCGCGCCGCTCAGCGGCATCGTGGGCCTGCAGTATGTGGGCGCCAGCGAGGCCTATGCGCTGAGCGGCGAGGTGCAGTGGGCCAAGGGCCAGAGCCGCTATGACGCCCGCACCGAATATCCGGCGGCCGGCTACGGCGTGGTCAACCTGTACGCGCAATTGCAGCTGGACCGCCTGGGCCTGCCACAACTGGGCAATACCCAGGTGGTGCTGGGCGTGAACAACCTGTTCGACCGCGCCTATCGCACCGCTGCCACCTCGTCCAACGTGGCCTACGCCATGACCGACCTGAATCCGCTGCTGGAACCGGGCCGCAGCTTCAGCCTGACGCTGCGCACGCGCTTCTGA
- a CDS encoding helix-turn-helix domain-containing protein, translating into MTAAPASPPFPDDPGVSTPGDDALAPVEGLSTSALLSMWLSARAAAPLHCSVVRALMRTHGWTSLRAWRHWRGYAADDMARRLNVHPATYALIEDGTVDLGPWLLPAVEKVLAD; encoded by the coding sequence ATGACTGCCGCTCCTGCATCGCCGCCGTTTCCGGATGACCCGGGCGTGTCCACGCCGGGCGATGACGCGCTGGCGCCGGTCGAGGGGTTGAGCACGTCGGCCCTGTTGTCCATGTGGCTATCGGCGCGCGCCGCCGCCCCGTTGCATTGTTCGGTGGTGCGGGCGCTGATGCGGACGCATGGCTGGACCAGCCTGCGCGCCTGGCGCCATTGGCGCGGCTATGCCGCGGACGACATGGCGCGCCGGCTCAACGTCCATCCGGCCACCTATGCGCTGATCGAGGACGGCACCGTTGACCTGGGGCCGTGGCTGCTGCCGGCGGTGGAGAAAGTGCTGGCGGACTGA